Proteins from a single region of Bdellovibrio bacteriovorus HD100:
- a CDS encoding 2-oxoglutarate dehydrogenase E1 component, with product MSNSGINSANLEYIEQLYADFKANPDSLAVEWKSFFEGVEFAQGGKFGMSDKELAVFQLIQAYRADGHTEANLNPLYAPQAGELLSLKRFGLTEKDLTAKFQIGSVIGKANATLGEIINHLKATYCGTLSLQAADASPKEVQWLTQQFENNPAKLALADKKDALSSLTKAETLEKFVHTRYVGTKRFSVEGADSILPMMDTLVNKGTAQQVQEVFVGMAHRGRVNILVNFFGKPEEYVFGDFNGPLELAEPIEDFDNDVKYHLGYVTEKKTPTGTCKVTLAYNPSHLETVNAVALGMARAAQDQIGASGKKNVVPVLIHGDAAFAGQGIVQETLQMAGVHSHSTGGTIHIIIDNQVGFTTSGKDTRSTRYASDAAKMTFTPVLHVNGDDVESAVRAMDIALRYRQEFGKDVVINLLCYRKYGHNEGDEPAFTQPQMYELIKTHATVRELFAKKLAAEGSVDAKTSEDLYNQAMDRLQKIYEDTKKNPPKLKNFKFEGNWKGLRKAKDADFEKAADTSFDLAKLKQIGEKIGSYPADFTPHPKLIKLLEARKAMGAGKENIDWGMGELLAYGSLLSEGTSVRLTGEDCVRGTFTHRHAGMYDFKTGKAYFPLADLNPKAKLLVAESILSEYGVMGYEYGYTVHDPKSLVMWEAQFGDFVNGAQIVIDQYLAAGESKWQQMSGLVLLLPHGYEGQGPEHSSARLERFLQLCAQNNMQVVNLTTPAQIYHALRRQVCRDFRKPLVVMSPKSLLRHPRAVSSIEDLAKGRFQEVIADTIDKSKVDTVVFVSGKLYYELLEEREKSKKENVALVRLEQIYPFPATQVTEVLKSYPKAKTLVWAQEEPKNMGAFQNVYFKFVEVVSKAGLKLGFEYVGRPERSSPATGSVYRHRTEQAEIIKAVFNR from the coding sequence GTGAGCAACAGTGGCATCAACAGTGCGAATCTAGAATATATCGAACAACTCTATGCTGATTTCAAAGCGAATCCGGATTCTCTCGCAGTTGAATGGAAAAGTTTTTTTGAAGGTGTTGAGTTTGCCCAAGGTGGCAAATTCGGAATGTCCGACAAGGAGCTGGCCGTCTTCCAACTGATCCAGGCGTATCGCGCTGACGGACACACTGAAGCCAATCTGAATCCACTCTATGCTCCACAAGCGGGTGAGCTTCTTTCTTTGAAACGCTTCGGTCTGACAGAAAAAGATCTGACAGCAAAATTCCAAATCGGTTCTGTGATTGGCAAAGCCAATGCCACGTTGGGCGAAATCATCAATCACCTGAAAGCCACTTACTGCGGAACTCTTTCTTTGCAGGCAGCCGACGCTTCGCCGAAAGAAGTGCAATGGCTGACCCAGCAGTTTGAAAACAATCCGGCGAAACTGGCTTTGGCTGACAAGAAAGACGCCCTGTCTTCTTTGACCAAAGCTGAGACTCTGGAAAAATTCGTACACACCCGCTATGTGGGAACCAAGCGTTTCTCTGTCGAGGGTGCTGATTCCATCTTGCCGATGATGGACACTTTGGTGAACAAAGGCACTGCCCAGCAGGTTCAGGAAGTTTTCGTGGGCATGGCTCACCGTGGACGTGTGAACATTCTGGTGAACTTCTTCGGCAAGCCTGAAGAATATGTTTTCGGTGACTTCAATGGCCCACTGGAACTGGCAGAGCCTATCGAAGACTTCGACAACGACGTGAAGTACCACTTGGGTTATGTCACTGAAAAGAAAACCCCGACTGGCACTTGCAAAGTCACTTTGGCTTACAACCCCTCTCACCTGGAAACCGTGAATGCGGTGGCTTTGGGTATGGCTCGTGCGGCTCAGGATCAAATCGGCGCTTCTGGTAAAAAGAATGTCGTTCCGGTTCTGATCCACGGGGACGCGGCGTTTGCCGGTCAGGGCATCGTGCAGGAAACTCTGCAGATGGCCGGAGTCCACTCTCACTCCACTGGCGGCACGATTCACATCATCATCGACAATCAGGTGGGTTTCACCACCAGCGGCAAAGACACCCGTTCCACCCGTTATGCATCCGATGCGGCGAAGATGACCTTCACGCCGGTTCTGCATGTGAACGGTGACGACGTTGAAAGTGCTGTTCGTGCCATGGACATCGCCCTTCGCTATCGTCAGGAGTTCGGCAAAGACGTAGTCATCAACCTTCTGTGCTACCGCAAGTACGGCCACAACGAAGGGGACGAACCAGCCTTCACTCAGCCACAGATGTATGAGCTGATCAAAACTCACGCGACTGTGCGTGAGTTGTTCGCCAAGAAACTGGCAGCCGAAGGATCTGTGGACGCGAAGACTTCCGAAGACCTGTACAACCAGGCCATGGATCGTCTGCAGAAAATCTATGAAGACACCAAGAAGAACCCGCCTAAGCTTAAGAACTTCAAGTTCGAAGGCAACTGGAAGGGACTTCGCAAAGCCAAGGACGCTGATTTTGAAAAAGCAGCGGACACAAGCTTCGACCTGGCAAAACTAAAACAGATCGGTGAAAAAATCGGCAGCTACCCTGCTGACTTCACTCCGCATCCGAAACTGATCAAACTTCTGGAAGCCCGTAAAGCCATGGGTGCCGGCAAAGAAAACATCGACTGGGGCATGGGCGAGCTTTTGGCTTACGGCTCTTTGCTTTCCGAAGGCACCTCCGTTCGTCTGACCGGTGAAGACTGCGTGCGCGGCACGTTCACTCACCGTCATGCGGGTATGTATGATTTCAAAACTGGCAAAGCTTACTTCCCACTGGCGGATCTGAATCCAAAAGCCAAACTGCTGGTGGCTGAAAGTATCCTGTCTGAGTACGGCGTGATGGGTTACGAGTACGGTTACACCGTTCACGATCCAAAATCCCTGGTTATGTGGGAAGCGCAGTTTGGTGACTTCGTCAACGGCGCGCAAATCGTGATCGATCAATACCTGGCTGCGGGCGAATCCAAATGGCAGCAAATGAGCGGCTTGGTTCTGCTTCTGCCACACGGCTATGAAGGTCAGGGCCCAGAGCACTCCTCGGCCCGTCTTGAACGCTTCTTGCAGCTTTGTGCCCAGAACAACATGCAGGTTGTGAACCTGACAACACCAGCCCAGATCTATCATGCTCTTCGCCGTCAGGTGTGCCGTGACTTCCGCAAACCATTGGTTGTGATGTCTCCGAAATCCCTGTTGCGTCACCCACGCGCGGTATCCTCTATTGAGGATCTGGCAAAAGGCCGCTTCCAGGAAGTGATTGCTGACACCATCGACAAATCCAAAGTGGACACCGTGGTGTTTGTTTCCGGCAAGCTTTACTATGAGCTTCTGGAAGAAAGAGAAAAATCCAAAAAAGAAAACGTGGCTTTGGTTCGTCTGGAGCAGATCTATCCATTCCCTGCAACTCAGGTGACGGAAGTTCTGAAGTCCTACCCTAAAGCGAAGACTTTGGTTTGGGCACAGGAAGAACCTAAAAACATGGGTGCCTTCCAGAATGTGTACTTCAAGTTTGTTGAGGTTGTATCCAAAGCCGGCTTGAAACTGGGCTTTGAATACGTGGGCCGTCCGGAGAGATCTTCTCCAGCGACGGGTTCCGTCTACAGACACAGAACTGAACAAGCTGAGATTATTAAAGCAGTTTTTAATAGATAA
- the odhB gene encoding 2-oxoglutarate dehydrogenase complex dihydrolipoyllysine-residue succinyltransferase, with product MKQEIKVPAVGESITEATIGSWTKKSGDFVKRNEVLMLLETDKASVEVVAENDGVLTINPGCEAGAVVQIGATVATLDTDAKPAAGAAAPAAETAKAAAPASAPAGAAALPAAAGKDASAHLSPAVNRIVNEKGLDPSAIQGTGKDGRLTKGDVLEAQPGAKPAAPKAAPASAPTGAPALPAAASKQGDKKLVPMTTIRKRISEKLKEAQNTAALLTTFNEVDMGKVMELRSKYKDKFKEKYGVNLGFNGFFVKAVVEALKDFPAVNAWINGTDIEYHNYYNIGIAVSTEKGLMVPNVKDADTLSLAGIELAIRDLAAKGRDGKITPNDLGGGTFSITNGGVFGSLLSTPILNFPQSAILGLHKIQDRPMAINGKVEIRPMMYLALTYDHRIIDGKEAVSFLVKIKELVEDPERLLLEV from the coding sequence ATGAAACAAGAGATTAAAGTTCCCGCGGTTGGGGAATCCATCACAGAAGCAACCATCGGCAGTTGGACTAAAAAATCCGGCGACTTTGTAAAACGCAATGAAGTTCTTATGCTTCTTGAGACTGACAAAGCCAGCGTGGAAGTTGTCGCGGAAAACGACGGTGTTTTGACTATCAACCCAGGCTGCGAAGCCGGTGCGGTTGTTCAGATCGGCGCGACAGTGGCGACTCTTGATACAGACGCAAAACCAGCTGCGGGCGCAGCAGCTCCTGCGGCTGAGACTGCAAAGGCAGCTGCTCCAGCTTCCGCACCTGCCGGTGCTGCAGCTCTGCCGGCTGCCGCCGGGAAAGACGCTTCTGCGCACTTGTCCCCTGCTGTTAACAGAATCGTAAATGAAAAGGGTCTGGACCCTTCTGCGATCCAAGGCACGGGTAAAGACGGCCGCCTGACTAAAGGGGACGTTCTTGAGGCGCAGCCGGGCGCAAAACCTGCCGCTCCGAAAGCTGCTCCAGCTTCCGCGCCGACCGGCGCTCCAGCACTGCCCGCTGCCGCGTCCAAGCAGGGCGACAAAAAGCTTGTTCCGATGACGACCATCCGCAAGCGTATTTCCGAAAAACTGAAAGAAGCGCAAAACACGGCAGCTCTACTAACCACTTTCAACGAAGTGGACATGGGCAAGGTGATGGAGCTTCGTTCTAAATACAAAGACAAGTTCAAAGAAAAATACGGCGTGAACCTGGGCTTCAACGGCTTCTTCGTAAAAGCCGTTGTTGAGGCACTGAAAGACTTCCCTGCAGTCAACGCATGGATCAACGGCACAGACATCGAGTACCACAACTACTACAACATCGGTATTGCGGTTTCCACAGAGAAGGGCTTGATGGTTCCGAACGTGAAAGACGCGGATACACTGTCCCTTGCTGGCATTGAACTGGCGATCCGTGATCTGGCGGCAAAAGGCCGTGATGGTAAAATCACTCCGAATGATCTGGGTGGCGGCACCTTCTCTATCACCAATGGTGGTGTGTTCGGTTCTTTGCTTTCCACGCCGATTTTGAACTTCCCGCAGTCAGCTATCTTGGGCCTTCACAAAATCCAGGATCGTCCAATGGCGATCAACGGAAAAGTGGAAATCCGCCCGATGATGTATCTGGCTTTGACTTACGATCACCGTATCATCGATGGCAAAGAGGCTGTGAGCTTCCTTGT
- the gpmA gene encoding 2,3-diphosphoglycerate-dependent phosphoglycerate mutase, with amino-acid sequence MYKLVLIRHGESVWNQENRFTGWQDVDLSEKGRAEALKGGKALREKGFSFDVAYTSVLKRAIKTLNFVLDEVDQVWLPVHKDWRLNERHYGALQGLNKAETAARHGEEQVKIWRRSYDTPPPPMEVSDPRHPSHDPRYKNVDAQLLPSNESLKDTVARFLPLWDGTIAPAVKSGKNVLIVAHGNSLRALMQHLEGMTPDEIMGVNMPTGIPMMYELDANLKVLKKEFIGDPDEVKAAIEAVANQGKAK; translated from the coding sequence GTGTATAAGTTGGTGCTAATTCGACACGGCGAAAGTGTGTGGAACCAGGAAAATCGCTTCACTGGCTGGCAGGACGTAGATCTTTCTGAAAAAGGTCGAGCGGAAGCTCTAAAGGGCGGCAAAGCTCTTCGCGAAAAAGGCTTCAGTTTCGACGTTGCATACACAAGCGTGCTGAAAAGAGCGATTAAAACTCTGAATTTCGTATTGGATGAAGTGGATCAGGTGTGGCTTCCAGTCCACAAAGACTGGCGTTTGAACGAAAGACACTACGGAGCCCTTCAGGGACTGAACAAAGCTGAGACCGCAGCTCGTCATGGTGAAGAGCAAGTGAAGATCTGGCGTCGCAGTTACGACACTCCGCCACCTCCGATGGAAGTGAGCGACCCTCGTCATCCTTCCCATGACCCTCGTTACAAGAATGTTGACGCTCAACTTTTGCCTAGCAACGAGTCTTTGAAAGACACCGTGGCCAGATTCCTTCCGTTGTGGGACGGCACGATCGCACCTGCTGTAAAATCAGGCAAAAATGTGCTCATCGTGGCCCACGGGAACAGTTTGCGTGCCTTGATGCAGCATTTGGAGGGCATGACCCCGGACGAGATCATGGGCGTCAATATGCCGACCGGGATCCCGATGATGTATGAATTGGACGCAAACTTGAAGGTCCTGAAAAAGGAGTTCATTGGCGATCCGGACGAGGTCAAGGCGGCGATTGAGGCCGTGGCCAACCAGGGGAAGGCGAAGTAG